The Sporomusaceae bacterium region GACGCCCATACCATCGAAGATTTCCTGTCCGGCCCGAAAATGGCCTTTAACCTTGAAGAGCCCACTCTGGCGGAAATCCGCCAGGCACTATACAACGAGAATTCGCGAGGGGTGGTGTTGTGATCGCCGGAGGAAAAAAATTACCTTACTAAGTGAAAGTTTTCATAAAAGGAGGAGAAATATGAACAGCAATCATGAACAGAAGTGCTGCTGCGGCGGCAAGGGCGGCGCCAGCAACATGGCGAAGCTGGACGAGATTCTGGCCAAGTACCAGGGCGCGAAAGGGGCGCTTATCCCCGTCCTGCAGGAGGCCCAGGACGCTTACGGCTACCTGCCCAAAGACGTCATCGTGAGGATCGGGGAGAAGATGAGTATCCCGACCAGCCAGATTTATGGCGTGGCCACCTTCTACGCCCAGTTCCACCTCAATCCGCGCGGTAAGAATATCATCCGCGTATGCCAGGGGACGGCCTGCCACGTCCGTGGCGCCAAGGCCATTTTAAAGGCGCTGGAAGACACTCTGAAAGTCACCGCCGGCAAGACGACACCCGACCTGAAGTTCACCCTGGAGACGGTGGCCTGTATCGGCGCCTGCGGCCTGTCGCCGGTCATGATGGTCAACGACGATACCCACGGGCGGCTGACGCCGGAGATCGTGCCGGAAATTCTCGGCCGTTACTCCTAAGCTCCGTATGCGGGAACTGGCGCTCCATATTTTGGATCTTGTCCAGAATTCCCTGGAAGCTGGGGCAAACCGGGTTTTGCTGGAGATTATCGAGGACAGTAGTGCGGATACCCTGACCATCCGCGTGTCCGACAACGGACGGGGCATGGACGCCGACACCCGGCGCCGCGTTCTCGACCCCTTTGTCACGACCCGCACGACGCGCAGGGTGGGGCTGGGTTTACCGCTGATCGATATGTCCACCAGGCAGTGCGGTGGGTATCTGAAGATCGATTCCGAGGTGGGCCAAGGCACCACGGTGGAGGCGGTTTACCGCCACAGCCATCTGGACCGCCCGCCGCTCGGCAACCTCGCCGCGACGGTGAAAACGCTGGTAATCGCTAATCCGGATACCGAGCTGACCTACCGGCATCTGGTGGATAACGCCGTTTTCTCCCTCGCTACCGGCGAGCTGACCGAGATATTGGGCGATATGCCCCTGTCGCACCCGGATGTAATTGTATGGCTCGACGAGTATATAGCGGCCAATGAGGCCAATTTGTACGGAGGTGTACAGCATGAAAACAGTTGAGGACTTAAAGCGCATGCGCGAACAGTTCCAGTCGCAGACCAAGCTGCGCCACGCAGGCGGTATACAGATCATAGTCGGCATGGGCACGTGCGGTATCGCCGCCGGGGCGCGGGAAGTAATGTCCGCCATCCTCGACGAGATCGCCAAGCGCAAGCTGCAGGACGTGACCGTCCGCCAGACCGGCTGCATCGGTATGTGCGAGAAGGAAGTCCTGGTCGATGTCGTCCGTCCCGACGAACCGCGCATAACCTACGGTAAGGTTACGCCGGCCGCCGTCGCCAAGATAGTCGGTGAGCATGTGGTCAACGGCCGGATCGTGGAAGAGCTGGTCGTCGGCAAGATTTCTCAATAGACACGGGAAACGGGAGGTAAGAAAATGCAACACGTGAGAGCTCACGTACTCATTTGCGCCGGCACCGGCTGTACCGCCTCGGGAGCGTCGAAGGTCGAAGCGGCGCTGCGCGAGGAACTGGTCAAGAAGGGCCTCGACAAGGAGATCATGGTCGTGGAGACCGGCTGCCACGGTTTCTGCGAGATGGGCCCGCTGGTTATCGTATATCCTGAAGGCACTTTCTATGTCCGCGTTCAGGCCGAGGACGTGCCCGAGCTGGTGGAAAGCCACCTTTACAAGGGCCGGATCGTACAGCGCCTGCTGTATAAGGAGCCGGTCACCCACGAGAGCATCCCCAATTACAGCGAGCTGAGCTTCTACAAAAAACAGATGCGGATGGTGCTTGCCAACTGCGGCCACATCAATCCCGAGATAATCGAAGAGTATATCGCCGTCGGCGGTTACGAGGCCCTGGGCAAAGCGCTGACCACGATGACTCCCGAGCAGGTTGTCGACGAGATGAAGAAGTCGGGCCTGCGCGGCCGTGGGGGCGGCGGCTTCCCGACCGGTATGAAGTGGGACTTCACCCGCAAGGCCGCCGGCGATAAGAAATATGTCGTCTGTAACGCCGACGAGGGCGATCCGGGCGCGTTCATGGACCGCAGCGTCCTGGAAGGCGACCCCCACCGCGTCATCGAGGGCATGGCCGTGTGCGGTTACGCCATCGGCGCCGACGAAGGCTACCTGTATGTGCGGGCCGAGTACCCGCTGGCGATCAAACGCCTGAGAATCGCCATCAAGCAGGCCGAAGACCTCGGGCTGCTGGGCGACAACATCTTCGGCTCGGGCTTCAATTTCCGCCTGAAGATCAAAGAAGGCGCCGGCGCGTTCGTGTGCGGCGAAGAGACCGCCCTGTTGGCCTCGATCGAAGGCAAGCGCGGCATGCCGCGGCCCCGTCCGCCCTTCCCGGCCATTTCCGGTCTGTGGGGCAAGCCGACCAATATCAACAATGTCGAGACGTTCGCCAACGTGCCGCAGATTATCACCAAGGGCGCCGACTGGTACGCCAGCATCGGCACCGAGAAGAGCAAAGGCACGAAGGTCTTCGCCCTTACCGGCCGTATCAACCACACCGGCCTCGCCGAGGTGCCGATGGGCATCACGATGCGCGAGATCATCTTCGATATCGGCGGAGGCATCCCCGGCGGCAAGAAGTATAAAGCCGTCCAGATCGGCGGCCCCTCGGGCGGCTGTCTCCCCGAACAGTTGCTTGACCTGCCTGTCGACTACGATTCCCTCATCCAGGCCGGCGCGATGATGGGCTCCGGCGGCCTGGTGGTCATGGACGAGACGACCTGTATGGTCGACCTGGCCAAGTTCTTCCTCACCTTCACCCAGTCGGAGTCCTGCGGCAAATGCACCCCCTGCCGCGAGGGCACGAAGCGGATGCTGGAGATTCTTACCCGCATCACCGAAGGTGAAGGCAAGGAAAGCGATATCGCCCTGCTCGAGAGCATGGCCAAGAATATCAAGACCTCGGCGCTGTGCGGCCTCGGTCAGACGGCCCCCAATCCGGTGCTCAGCACACTGCGCTATTTCCGGCACGAATATGAGGCCCACATTAAAGAGAAGCGCTGCCCGGCCGGGGCGTGCACCAAGCTGGCCGGCTACAGGATCACCGAGGCCTGCAAGGGCTGCGGCCTGTGCACCAAGACCTGCCCGGTGGCGGCCATCAGCGGCGAGATCAAGTCCCAGCATACGATCGACGAGGCGATCTGCATCAAGTGCGGCGCCTGCCTGACCAAGTGTCCGTTCAAGGCCATCATCAAGGGCTAAAGGGAGAAGGAGTGTGATACCATGGATATGGTCAA contains the following coding sequences:
- the nuoE gene encoding NADH-quinone oxidoreductase subunit NuoE, with protein sequence MNSNHEQKCCCGGKGGASNMAKLDEILAKYQGAKGALIPVLQEAQDAYGYLPKDVIVRIGEKMSIPTSQIYGVATFYAQFHLNPRGKNIIRVCQGTACHVRGAKAILKALEDTLKVTAGKTTPDLKFTLETVACIGACGLSPVMMVNDDTHGRLTPEIVPEILGRYS
- a CDS encoding ATP-binding protein, translated to MRELALHILDLVQNSLEAGANRVLLEIIEDSSADTLTIRVSDNGRGMDADTRRRVLDPFVTTRTTRRVGLGLPLIDMSTRQCGGYLKIDSEVGQGTTVEAVYRHSHLDRPPLGNLAATVKTLVIANPDTELTYRHLVDNAVFSLATGELTEILGDMPLSHPDVIVWLDEYIAANEANLYGGVQHENS
- a CDS encoding (2Fe-2S) ferredoxin domain-containing protein, whose protein sequence is MKTVEDLKRMREQFQSQTKLRHAGGIQIIVGMGTCGIAAGAREVMSAILDEIAKRKLQDVTVRQTGCIGMCEKEVLVDVVRPDEPRITYGKVTPAAVAKIVGEHVVNGRIVEELVVGKISQ
- the nuoF gene encoding NADH-quinone oxidoreductase subunit NuoF, with the translated sequence MQHVRAHVLICAGTGCTASGASKVEAALREELVKKGLDKEIMVVETGCHGFCEMGPLVIVYPEGTFYVRVQAEDVPELVESHLYKGRIVQRLLYKEPVTHESIPNYSELSFYKKQMRMVLANCGHINPEIIEEYIAVGGYEALGKALTTMTPEQVVDEMKKSGLRGRGGGGFPTGMKWDFTRKAAGDKKYVVCNADEGDPGAFMDRSVLEGDPHRVIEGMAVCGYAIGADEGYLYVRAEYPLAIKRLRIAIKQAEDLGLLGDNIFGSGFNFRLKIKEGAGAFVCGEETALLASIEGKRGMPRPRPPFPAISGLWGKPTNINNVETFANVPQIITKGADWYASIGTEKSKGTKVFALTGRINHTGLAEVPMGITMREIIFDIGGGIPGGKKYKAVQIGGPSGGCLPEQLLDLPVDYDSLIQAGAMMGSGGLVVMDETTCMVDLAKFFLTFTQSESCGKCTPCREGTKRMLEILTRITEGEGKESDIALLESMAKNIKTSALCGLGQTAPNPVLSTLRYFRHEYEAHIKEKRCPAGACTKLAGYRITEACKGCGLCTKTCPVAAISGEIKSQHTIDEAICIKCGACLTKCPFKAIIKG